The genomic region GGGCGAAGCGATCGCGAGCGCGGCCCTGATCGATGCGGATTCCGGCAGCGCGTCGACTCCGGCGACCCGGGCGCGCGCAGACGGCGGCGGTTTCGTACTCGATGGAGGCAAGCGCGGCGTTCCCTGGGGAGATCGTGCCGACGTCATTCTGGTGCCTGCAAGCACGGATGACGGCGTGCGCGTGTTCCTGCTCGATCCCCATGCCGACGGGGTCGAGGTGACCTGCGATTCCATCTCCACCGGCGAGCCGATGTGCGATCTGCACCTGCGCGGCGTACGCGTCGCTGCGGAAAGCGTTCTCGGAACGGATGCAGACGGCGTCGGTTTCATCGAGTGGCTGGAAGAGCGGGCTCTGATCGCGATCTGCGCGATGCAGGTCGGTGCCTCGGCGCGGGCACTCGAGATCACTTCAGACTACGCCCGCGAACGCGAGCAATTCAATGTGCCGATCGGTTCATTCCAGGCCGTGCAGCATCGCGCCGCCGATGCCTTCATCGACCTGGAAGCCATGCGCTGGACCATGTGGCACGCGGCCTGGCGAATTTCTCAGGGCCTGCCTGCGCGGCGCGAAGCATGGGTCGCAAAGTTCTGGTCGGCCGAAGCGGGTTCGCGAATCGCGAATAGCTCGCTGCATCTACACGCCGGACTCGGCTCCGACGTGGACTATC from bacterium harbors:
- a CDS encoding acyl-CoA/acyl-ACP dehydrogenase; amino-acid sequence: MNFDLSEEQQTIAELAREILVAEATHERVKEIEKSEAWFDLELWMKLAEANLLGIAIPESFAGMGFGFAEMCPLLEELGRQLPPVPALATLVLGSLPLVEFGTEAQQSEYLPRIASGEAIASAALIDADSGSASTPATRARADGGGFVLDGGKRGVPWGDRADVILVPASTDDGVRVFLLDPHADGVEVTCDSISTGEPMCDLHLRGVRVAAESVLGTDADGVGFIEWLEERALIAICAMQVGASARALEITSDYAREREQFNVPIGSFQAVQHRAADAFIDLEAMRWTMWHAAWRISQGLPARREAWVAKFWSAEAGSRIANSSLHLHAGLGSDVDYPIQRYFLWSKALELNLGGATRQLARLGRDMARTGPQEQV